The Buchnera aphidicola (Meitanaphis elongallis) sequence ATCGGAAAAATTAGGTTTTGGAATATATAATACACATTCTGGGTTTGAACCTATTAATGCCGAGCATGCTATTTCATTGCTGTCTGAATATGATATATCATGTGATATGACAGAAATTCAAACATTAGAAGGATTTCGGAAATTAAGACGTATATTAGATAATATATCAAACGAATATCTTAATAATCGAATTCACAAGTTTTTGTCTTTTGGAGAAATTAATAATGTTCCTGGTCCTCACTTTGCTTTAGGATTAGAATCTTATGCTACATGGACATCACCTATTAGAAAATATAGCGATATAATTAATCATCGTCTTTTAAAAATAATTATTACAGGAATAGGAAAAGCTACATTACCTAGTAATGAAATTTTATTAAAAATCAACGATCGACGTCGTCGTATAAGATTGGCAGAAAGAGATATAAAAGATTGGTTATATGTTTCTTTTATAAAAGAAATAGATTATAAAAATAAAATTTTTGATGCTAAAATAACTGATATATTTCGTTCTGGAATGAAAGTTCAGTTATTAGAAAACGGTGCTAATATTTTCGTACCAGCTGCTTTTTTGCATAATGTTAAGCATGAATTAGTTTGTAACAAAGAGAAAGGAATTGTATATATCATGGGAAGGGAATATTATACTGTTTCTAACATCATTAAAATTGTATTAATAGATGTAAAAGTAGAAACAAGAAGTATTATAGGTAAACCAATTTAATATAAAAAATATCTGTTTTATAAATTTTATCATATATTTTCTAAAATGTATCATATCAAGGTAATAATATGATATGCATCATGAAAAATGATTTCATATGCAAATACATTATATAATTTTAAGTGCATTTGATTTTTCATTGCAGTATGTAATTTGAAACAGTTACAATATATTTAAACATGTTGATATGTTATTATAATTTCTTATATCAAATATTGATATTTTATCTATTTTCTTTATTTTTAATTTTTTAAATCTATAATAGTTTAGGAGTAAAATATATATGAGTGTTCCTGTTTGTGATTTATCTGCGTATATAAGTTTTTTCTTCAGTTTATTTGCTTTAGTTAATCCTATTGGTATGATTCCAATTTTTACTAGTATGACTAACTCTCAATCTACAGAGGAGAGAAATCAAACAAATTTTACTGCAAATTTAGCAGTAATTTTTATTTTATTTTTTTCATTACTTTTTGGAAATATTATTTTAGATGTATTTAATATTTCTTTAAGTTCTTTTCGAATTTCTGGAGGAATATTGATTGTTTCTATTGCATTTTCTATGGTAAATGGAAAGTTAATAGCAAATATAAAAAATAATAAAAATAAAGATATAAAAAATAATTTGACTAATAGTATTGCTGTTGTTCCATTAGCTATGCCTTTGATAGCTGGTCCAGGTGCAATTAGTGCTACTATAATTTGGAGTACTCATTATTCTAGTTGGGTAAATATGTTAGGGTGTACTATTACAATCGTTCTTTTTTCATGTTTATGTTGGTGTCTTTTTAAAATCGCCCCTTTAATTGTAGACGTTATAGGAGAAAGTGGAATTAATATAATGACTCGAATTATGGGTTTGTTATTAATGGCTATAGGTGTAGAATTTATTATTATAGGTCTGAAATCTATTTTTTTTAGTTATATTTAAATATTTATAATTTATATTCATTAGTTTCATAATTTTTATTCAAAACAATTTTTTGTTTTAAATTATACGGTTTTTTAATATTGCATGTTATAGTCTTATAATTTTAATAGGTCATTGAATAGTTGTGAAATTTAACATTAAAATTCGTAATTTAGGGCTGCGTCATGTTGAAATGACATCAAATTCCATGCAACGTTTTACTATTACACGCAACAAGTTTACGTTAGATGAAATATGGTTAGTACAACACTATCCAATTTTTACCTTTGGAGTTAGTGAAAAAATATGTAATTGGTGTATTCCAAAAAGTATTCCAATTGTATTTAGTAATAGAGGAGGAAAAACTACATATCATGGTCCAGGGCAATTATTAATATATTTTTTATTAGATCTTGTACGTCGTGGAATGAATGTAGGGCAACTTATTGTATTAATGCAAAATGTTGTGTTGTATACTTTAAAGTGCTTATCTATTGATGCATATGTATTGAATACATTTCCTGGAATATATGTAAATAAAAAAAAGATATGCTCGTTTGGATTACGTATTAAAAAAGGTTGTTCGTTTTATGGTATGGCATTAAATGTTGATATGAATTTATCTCCGTTTAATTATATCAATCCTTGTGGAAATGATATAAAAATGACTCAAGTAATAGATATTAAGCCTAATCTAAATTTTAAAATTGTACAATTAGTATTAATTAATAGTATTAAAAAATATTTTTTATAATGTTTGTGTTCTTTTTAATGTTCATCTAAAATTTATTAATGATTAATTTGTAATATATTTCCAAAATTTATACTATAGAAATATTATAAATGTGTAAGAAACGAAAATATATATTTATAAATAAATATTGGTGGGAAAATAAAGTAGATGTATAAAGAACAATTAAAGTATATATATAATGTGCATAGTAGTAGATTATGTAATAAAAAAATATCAGTAAAAATTTTACCAAATTTTAGTAATCGTATTTTAAAAAAACCACATTGGATGAAAATAAAATTTCCGTCCAATACGAATAAAATTAACAATATGAAATATTCTCTGAGAAAGAGAAAACTAAATACTGTATGTGAGCAAGCATTATGTCCTAATTTATTTGAATGCTTTAATAGAGGAACTGCAACATTTATGATTCTTGGTACAATTTGTACTAGAAGGTGTCCTTTTTGCGCAGTAGATCATGGAAAGCCATCTAATATTAATTTTGAGGAACCAAATCAATTAGCTCAAGCTGTAATTGATTTAAATATAAATTATATCGTTATTACTTCTGTAGTACGAGATGATTTAAAAGATAGAGGTGCAAAACATTTTTTGAATTGT is a genomic window containing:
- a CDS encoding YchE family NAAT transporter → MSVPVCDLSAYISFFFSLFALVNPIGMIPIFTSMTNSQSTEERNQTNFTANLAVIFILFFSLLFGNIILDVFNISLSSFRISGGILIVSIAFSMVNGKLIANIKNNKNKDIKNNLTNSIAVVPLAMPLIAGPGAISATIIWSTHYSSWVNMLGCTITIVLFSCLCWCLFKIAPLIVDVIGESGINIMTRIMGLLLMAIGVEFIIIGLKSIFFSYI
- the lipB gene encoding lipoyl(octanoyl) transferase LipB; this encodes MKFNIKIRNLGLRHVEMTSNSMQRFTITRNKFTLDEIWLVQHYPIFTFGVSEKICNWCIPKSIPIVFSNRGGKTTYHGPGQLLIYFLLDLVRRGMNVGQLIVLMQNVVLYTLKCLSIDAYVLNTFPGIYVNKKKICSFGLRIKKGCSFYGMALNVDMNLSPFNYINPCGNDIKMTQVIDIKPNLNFKIVQLVLINSIKKYFL